A window of Brachybacterium fresconis contains these coding sequences:
- a CDS encoding MerR family transcriptional regulator yields MHIGEFAERTGLSSRTLRHYEEIGLIPPTGRTEGGFRVYTESDLRRMLTIRRMKALGYSTTEMGELLELLDVLEGPASRDDKEAARAQLHATLEDSRARREKLALQVERADEFLGILRDRLS; encoded by the coding sequence ATGCACATCGGGGAGTTCGCCGAGAGGACGGGGCTGTCCTCACGCACCCTGCGCCACTACGAGGAGATCGGGCTGATTCCTCCCACGGGGCGGACCGAGGGCGGCTTCCGCGTCTACACCGAGAGCGACCTGCGCCGGATGCTGACCATCCGGCGGATGAAAGCCCTGGGATACTCCACCACGGAGATGGGCGAGCTGCTCGAGCTGCTCGATGTGCTCGAGGGGCCGGCATCCCGGGACGACAAGGAGGCGGCGCGCGCGCAGCTGCACGCCACCCTCGAGGACTCGAGGGCGAGGCGCGAGAAGCTGGCGCTCCAGGTCGAACGGGCCGACGAGTTCCTGGGCATCCTCCGCGACCGACTCAGCTGA